A genome region from candidate division KSB1 bacterium includes the following:
- a CDS encoding PorV/PorQ family protein, with the protein MQRKLSVLLLFIIVCPVFGQSLLPELGEQRAGTSAMTYLKIGVGARAVSMGGAFVAMSNDASSLYWNPAGLVQVNSNEIMVSHTDWLLDVDSEYLGYVHQVNSNIALGAFVGYLHLADMPVTTEYHPYGNGEYFSYYDMMTGLGVSIRMTDRFSFGISGKYVREQLDDLVMDGILFDFGTYYWTGYKTLRLAACMRNFGNDLRPAGSYERREKIGTSESSYEAFSPPTIFSLGVAMDVYSVGEHTFTGSFQMDHPMDDAENYVIGVEYQAFEHFNLRSGYLSNSDSNNWTFGAGFRVTVFGKTAKIDYSYADYTYLSSTQQFTFRFEL; encoded by the coding sequence ATGCAAAGAAAATTATCTGTATTACTTTTATTTATCATCGTCTGTCCTGTTTTCGGGCAGAGTTTACTCCCCGAACTCGGCGAACAGCGCGCCGGCACGTCTGCTATGACCTATTTGAAAATCGGTGTGGGCGCCCGGGCCGTATCCATGGGAGGTGCGTTTGTCGCCATGTCCAATGATGCGTCTTCTCTTTACTGGAATCCTGCCGGATTGGTACAGGTGAACAGCAACGAGATTATGGTTTCGCATACAGACTGGCTTTTGGATGTGGATTCAGAATATTTGGGTTATGTGCATCAGGTGAACTCGAATATTGCACTGGGTGCGTTTGTCGGTTATCTGCACCTCGCTGATATGCCCGTCACCACAGAGTATCATCCTTACGGCAATGGCGAATATTTCAGCTATTATGATATGATGACCGGACTTGGCGTATCCATTCGCATGACTGACCGCTTTTCTTTCGGGATTAGTGGAAAATATGTGCGAGAACAACTGGACGATCTGGTTATGGACGGTATATTATTCGACTTTGGCACCTATTACTGGACAGGCTATAAAACATTGCGACTGGCCGCCTGTATGCGGAATTTCGGTAACGATTTGCGTCCGGCAGGTTCTTATGAACGCCGTGAAAAAATCGGAACCAGCGAGTCGAGTTATGAAGCCTTTTCACCGCCGACCATTTTCAGTCTGGGTGTGGCGATGGATGTCTATTCAGTGGGTGAGCATACATTTACCGGCTCGTTCCAGATGGACCATCCGATGGATGACGCTGAAAATTATGTGATCGGCGTCGAATATCAGGCGTTTGAGCATTTTAATCTTCGATCCGGCTATTTGAGCAATTCCGATTCCAATAACTGGACGTTCGGGGCCGGATTTCGTGTTACGGTTTTCGGCAAAACCGCCAAAATCGATTATTCCTACGCGGATTATACATATTTGAGTTCCACACAGCAATTCACCTTTAGATTTGAATTATAA
- a CDS encoding TonB-dependent receptor, which produces MNFKFLVALFLAGTLWSQTTTITGHITDKETGESLPGVNVLVPGTYKGAATGADGRYKITGLTPGDYDIKASMMGYTVQLKTGVRVRLSEKIEVNFALQPTVLALGQDVQVVGEKPLLETDVTASQQRLSSQEIEQKVVENVEDLVKDQLGVVMQDNKIHIRGGRADESMYIIDGQSIKDPLSGYSNTLYVNAASIKELKVITGGYNAEYGQAMSGIIDIETKEGTDTYTGGLSYKSDNVVSGLWESYNTDGLQFNLGGPEPITGALENIGLDLPGDLSFFVSGYGRIRDSYLPQADKLYPSNPDFKQFAPREENDWHLLGKLSWYIKPGMKFVMSYDRSLNINQGYFMPHISGNRGYPYEFQQNLDHYNTFTKEANLATLQWTHTLSSKTYYKVMFSRFYTSLHSAVRNKHWSDYDQHLDLQPITYTPDSRGNIQTRYGDGFWDTGDAENWYDYFSDNYQLKANITTQPNDRHQIKFGLHSRYTDMQVIDINAPWYGETGLGRNHDFFRVYPNDGAFYIQDRITYSGMIVNIGLRYDYWFPGEYVDNAVRDPETVIITEQARKKYNNETFELFGMRGKSHLSPRLGISHPVTDNDVLYLYYGHFSQKPKGQYVYAKLKSTSEATYQLFGNPNLDPTTTVAYELGLKHRFNANQTIEIKAYYKDMFDYPTSTRISKFSPRYGNISFLMYVNMDYARSRGVELRFRRRYSKYLSGNIDFTYAVATGKSSTPNTNLLVAAGKVSEKPLRESRLSWDRPYRFSTDLYFDMPKGSNVRLFGIPVPANWGISLRWEVESGKRYTQLVDVENHIYEKDRYGSISDPWMRTDIKFYKNFDFAGTALSFFIEAQNVFNAKIPRIINPATGRPYEPGDIIPKTWYDDPFDLPPDNPARYNWPRRVLTGIGIRF; this is translated from the coding sequence ATGAATTTTAAATTTTTAGTTGCATTGTTTCTGGCCGGTACGTTATGGTCGCAAACCACCACCATTACCGGACATATTACAGACAAGGAAACTGGAGAATCACTGCCGGGCGTCAATGTTCTAGTCCCCGGCACCTACAAGGGCGCAGCCACCGGCGCCGACGGCCGATATAAAATTACGGGATTGACTCCCGGCGATTATGATATCAAGGCCTCCATGATGGGGTATACCGTACAGCTCAAAACCGGAGTGCGGGTCAGGCTGTCGGAAAAAATAGAGGTAAATTTTGCGCTCCAGCCCACGGTTCTGGCTCTGGGACAGGATGTACAGGTTGTCGGTGAAAAGCCTCTGCTGGAAACGGATGTGACCGCTTCTCAGCAGCGACTTTCGTCTCAGGAAATCGAACAAAAGGTCGTGGAAAACGTTGAGGATCTGGTTAAAGACCAGCTGGGTGTGGTGATGCAGGACAATAAAATACACATCCGCGGTGGCCGGGCTGATGAGAGTATGTATATTATTGATGGTCAGTCTATCAAGGACCCGCTTTCCGGCTATTCCAACACCCTGTATGTCAATGCTGCCTCGATCAAGGAACTCAAAGTGATCACCGGCGGCTATAATGCAGAATACGGACAGGCCATGTCCGGCATTATTGATATTGAGACCAAAGAGGGTACCGATACCTATACCGGCGGGTTGTCTTATAAATCCGATAATGTCGTCTCCGGTTTGTGGGAGAGCTATAACACAGATGGACTGCAGTTCAATCTCGGCGGACCGGAACCCATCACCGGAGCTCTGGAGAACATCGGTTTGGACCTGCCCGGTGATCTGTCCTTCTTTGTCAGCGGCTATGGCCGCATCAGAGATTCTTACTTGCCTCAGGCTGATAAACTGTATCCGTCTAACCCGGATTTTAAGCAGTTTGCACCACGGGAAGAAAATGACTGGCATTTGCTCGGCAAGTTGAGCTGGTATATCAAACCCGGTATGAAATTTGTGATGTCCTATGATCGTTCTCTGAACATCAATCAGGGGTATTTTATGCCGCATATCAGCGGTAACCGCGGTTATCCTTATGAATTTCAGCAGAACCTCGATCATTATAATACCTTTACCAAGGAAGCCAATCTGGCTACTCTGCAGTGGACGCATACATTGTCTTCGAAGACATATTACAAGGTCATGTTTTCCCGTTTTTATACCAGCCTGCATTCTGCGGTTCGGAATAAACACTGGAGCGACTATGATCAGCACCTCGATCTCCAGCCGATTACCTATACACCGGACAGCCGCGGTAATATCCAGACCCGATACGGAGACGGATTCTGGGATACCGGCGATGCGGAAAACTGGTATGATTATTTTAGTGATAATTATCAGCTGAAAGCCAATATCACGACCCAGCCCAACGACCGGCATCAAATCAAATTTGGACTGCACTCGCGCTATACGGATATGCAGGTCATTGACATCAACGCGCCCTGGTATGGCGAAACCGGACTGGGACGCAACCATGATTTTTTCCGTGTTTATCCAAATGACGGTGCGTTTTATATTCAGGACCGCATTACCTATTCGGGCATGATTGTCAATATTGGACTGCGCTATGATTACTGGTTCCCCGGTGAATATGTGGATAATGCGGTCCGGGACCCGGAAACTGTGATCATCACAGAGCAAGCCCGGAAAAAGTACAACAATGAGACGTTTGAACTCTTTGGCATGCGCGGCAAGAGTCATTTGAGTCCCAGACTGGGTATATCACACCCGGTTACCGATAACGATGTGCTGTACCTGTATTATGGACATTTTTCCCAAAAGCCCAAGGGACAATATGTTTATGCAAAACTGAAATCAACGTCTGAAGCAACCTACCAGTTGTTCGGCAATCCCAATCTGGACCCTACAACCACGGTTGCTTATGAACTCGGGCTCAAACACAGGTTTAATGCCAATCAGACCATAGAGATCAAAGCCTATTACAAGGATATGTTTGATTATCCGACGTCGACCCGTATCAGTAAATTCAGTCCCAGATACGGCAATATCAGTTTTCTCATGTACGTGAACATGGATTACGCTCGTTCACGCGGTGTGGAACTGCGGTTTAGACGCCGCTATTCGAAATACCTGAGCGGTAATATTGATTTCACCTATGCTGTGGCCACGGGCAAAAGTTCAACGCCAAACACCAATCTGCTGGTTGCCGCCGGCAAGGTTTCGGAGAAACCGCTGCGGGAAAGCCGTTTGAGCTGGGACCGCCCGTATCGTTTCTCAACAGACCTTTACTTTGATATGCCCAAAGGTTCAAATGTGCGATTGTTCGGAATTCCTGTTCCGGCAAATTGGGGCATATCCCTGCGCTGGGAAGTTGAATCCGGGAAACGCTATACGCAATTAGTGGATGTGGAAAACCATATTTACGAAAAAGACAGATACGGCAGTATTTCGGATCCCTGGATGCGCACAGATATTAAATTTTACAAAAATTTTGATTTTGCCGGTACGGCATTGTCTTTCTTTATCGAAGCACAAAACGTATTCAATGCAAAAATCCCGCGAATCATCAATCCGGCTACCGGAAGGCCTTATGAACCCGGCGATATCATCCCCAAAACATGGTATGATGACCCGTTCGATCTGCCGCCCGATAATCCGGCCCGCTACAACTGGCCGCGTCGTGTGTTAACCGGAATTGGTATACGTTTTTAA